A single genomic interval of Oncorhynchus mykiss isolate Arlee chromosome 13, USDA_OmykA_1.1, whole genome shotgun sequence harbors:
- the LOC110485184 gene encoding protein Wiz isoform X1 encodes MELEGDSLSPRDSFTSVSSYGPPPSFSAQDTATHNLPNHTLQVSDELTFSGSPWSSGDNGDFERTGGPLSQVESGRSAQRSIRPSAFPSSLTWDSDSEKETLDEEELQHFSNPHGLAAHSPGSPSSGLRPDSEDHQATEQLQHVPTETNLLSHVEERDQDKPNTHREKPKKGQHSSKELVDDRVWNISEKAELFQSKVTSKEGRKIEEEGEEEDLTGKDKEPERDVYTFPGDSDTESPPPAPWAHCTFIQRRKKKRALLRPFSGQGSWERTSTGAGMKARGASSRAKSLVPVKVSGGAYDFKEDLEKATEDLEKVEEEKGGEEEEGEGELGEEIFTCVECSIYFKKQVYLQDHMHEHSQSRPGAGRRERGVKGARFRCVECGWNLSNRLALADHNRRHQESRQKILEEIGKLSDSGKGETTQGEPSKVTKPASPVLEPFVAPVTTPALVPFTEPVPAPFTEPDPAPFTEPDPAPFTEPDPALFTEPDPAPITEPDPVPVRAPVKARAKTPVKAKVKGPANRCYLCLKCDFSTRTSQALANHAKTHNRRPTGLQRASPRFQPKLTPMELPVSPGSASGLTSISLTCDQCAFQASSQTVLKEHQHVAHPAQTSICGEGPEEINRPGSRIDASSQPCSDKLSKPVSPPEGQSQSKASKSSSSWISAMEDSDTQPQPSNTATAPQRRELAFKTIGNKRANRRGKAGTELLRPNPRLDSGPPETDDAQRQRQSPDLATDMNQKETESLVGSKPLTRARSLRDDSSLKQQSLTASSSTEGKPVKEEEEDGETKVAFEKKSNKVFAAENDDDDDNDDHDEEEEEENIRRFLEEGISDEDYEEIDEETGTLKSVERKCPYCPDRFHNGIGLANHVRGHLNRVGVSYNVRHFISPEEVNAIEKKFSYQKKKKKVANFDPDTFSVMRCEFCNAGFDTRAGLSSHARAHLRDFGITNWEVTVSPIHILRQLFSSRPDLVLPTAPPRSPASDEEEDEDLETEEEEPGGGEGSEEATGATVSNLLPSSPSQPWEKDHSVGEPEGGEEEEQMPALDSLTSSPGRKGLFSLDPESPSPRDEADIKVSNLLKCEVCSAPFETRRGLSSHARSHLRQLGIGMSESSGAPIDLLYQITKERALDVHFPPPLPRPPVAKKPLPVLPTPRKEERYQDTDMDEKPIPLSIPSPVASPPPSSLIRTCSPSPVVRKAPISSLLPVSSPLRCLDHKPGGVKSTTSNLSAKPFWAPQETDAPLNLTLEVDPNKDIVCQLCGAWFETRKGLSSHARAHLRHFGVEYSESKGSPIDLLNQLIHTDDFKHRASALQPEGPQGLRGLTASLSSPKRSLLTTSSTPLLYKVTTIGGGSGSKATSSSASSMFGPPSKRPKSSKLQVFRLSGGELTPIPHSEPVKEIGCEFCGEYFENRKGLSSHARSHLRQMGITEWTVNGSPIDTLRELITRRGLPCALPLKPLKSPPPSPGPPRSPLSSPASPSLLSRLPFAFAHPPSHQSTVRKMGSAPPASPSLIVKLKPEPMQLEVTMPGAVGGTAGYSSEPLNCSWSSSDNMLPLNLVTAHEVEPTRDIRCEFCGEYFENRKGLSSHARSHLRQMGITEWTVNGSPIDTLRELMHKNGGTSSPAPGLKKETSQGSSPNWEGLMGGLGYQSPKFSRKSPLNLLHSGSRLHKHGLGAVGLSSTPPAGKFFAVSLLGKRPLTEEGRPVERSPSHPQSFSPLPHDLSIKGKSSPDKNAGGHLDASCELCGFYFENRKALASHARAHLRQFGVTEWCVNGSPIETLSAWMRSRPHRVVEMHRSYMQGSNRSTSKKKSSSSLSPSSDSDLLPPMPSQKHSSSSQWAALGLAQARRVGRELTLASPRAAEGDAGLTPPSRPSHSSHSPSPARLSNTLPPHTQVARSELNVRLPRGFERRPLKHPSHSEGGERDSGTPKPPRTGTIPALVPKPPSTPLVKVVGKIYSLRCRFCEVEFQGPLSVQEDWIRHLQQHILNLNYNKPAPSTTDPPAQDHNPTSTSVPATTSSFTTTPAPTSTSPSIHTHTTAPTVPPPCSPSPPPMAESAPIVTATPMATASAESTLTPILIPTLSL; translated from the exons ATGGAGCTAGAGGGGGACTCTCTTTCTCCCAGGGATTCCTTCACCTCAGTGAGCAGCTATGGGCCACCACCCTCATTCTCAGCACAGGACACCGCAACACACAACCTCCCAAATCACACCTTACAG GTTTCAGACGAGCTAACCTTCAGTGGGAGCCCATGGTCCAGTGGTGACAATGGGGACTTCGAGAGGACCGGAGGCCCCTTATCCCAGGTGGAATCAGGGAGGAGTGCACAGAGGAGCATCAGGCCCTCAGCCTTTCCCTCCTCCCTGACCTGGGACTCTGACTCTGAGAAAGAGACACTAGACG AGGAGGAGCTACAGCACTTTTCTAACCCTCATGGTCTGGCCGCTCACAGCCCAGGATCCCCCTCCTCTGGACTCAG ACCTGACAGTGAGGATCACCAAGCAACTGAACAATTGCAGCACGTACCCACTGAGACAAACCTACTCAGCCATGTGGAGGAGCGGGACCAAGACAAGCctaatacacacagagagaagccAAAAAAGGGCCAACACAGTTCAAAAGAAT TGGTAGATGACAGAGTCTGGAATATATCGGAGAAAGCTGAACTGTTTCAGTCCAAAGTGACATCAAAGGAGGGGCGCAAAAttgaagaggaaggagaggaagaagaccTGACAGGGAAGGACAAGGAACCTGAGCGGGATGTGTACACCTTTCCTGGGGACTCAGACACAGAGAGCCCCCCACCAGCACCCTGGGCACACTGCACCTTCATCCAGCGTCGGAAGaagaagagggccctgctcaggcCCTTCTCTGGCCAGGGCTCCTGGGAACGCACATCAACAGGAGCTGGGATGAAGGCAAGGGGTGCTTCCTCAAGAGCAAAGAGCTTGGTGCCAGTGAAGGTGAGTGGAGGGGCCTATGACTTTAAGGAGGACTTGGAAAAGGCAACagaggatctggagaaggtaGAAGAGGAAAAGGGtggtgaagaagaagaaggagagggagagcttgGTGAAGAGATTTTCACCTGTGTGGAATGTAGCATTTACTTCAAGAAGCAGGTCTACCTGCAGGATCACATGCATGAGCACAGTCAGAGCAGGCCGGGGGCTGGCAGGAGGGAGCGCGGCGTGAAAGGCGCACGATTTCGGTGCGTGGAGTGTGGATGGAACCTGTCAAACAGGCTGGCTCTGGCGGACCACAACAGACGACACCAGGAGTCTCGTCAGAAGATCCTGGAGGAGATTGGGAAGCTGAGTGACAGTGGGAAAGGAGAGACTACACAGGGTGAGCCGAGCAAGGTGACCAAACCTGCAAGCCCAGTCCTAGAACCCTTTGTAGCTCCAGTCACGACTCCAGCTCTAGTCCCATTCACAGAGCCAGTCCCAGCTCCATTCACAGAGCCAGATCCAGCTCCATTCACAGAGCCAGATCCAGCTCCATTCACAGAGCCAGATCCAGCTCTATTCACAGAGCCAGATCCAGCTCCAATCACAGAGCCAGATCCAGTTCCAGTTCGGGCCCCAGTCAAAGCTCGAGCCAAAACCCCAGTCAAAGCAAAGGTCAAAGGCCCAGCCAATCGTTGCTATCTCTGCCTCAAGTGTGACTTCAGTACACGCACCTCACAGGCATTGGCCAACCATGCCAAGACCCACAACAGAAGACCTACTGGTCTGCAGCGAGCCTCTCCACGCTTTCAGCCAAAGCTCACTCCTATGGAGCTGCCTGTGTCACCTGGATCTGCCTCTGGCCtgacctccatctctctcacttgtGATCAGTGTGCCTTCCAGGCCTCCAGTCAAACTGTTCTAAAGGAGCACCAACACGTGGCTCACCCTGCGCAGACCTCCATCTGTGGGGAAGGGCCTGAAGAGATTAACCGTCCAGGGTCCAGAATTGATGCCTCCTCTCAACCATGTTCTGATAAGCTTTCTAAGCCTGTCTCTCCACCAGAGGGCCAAAGCCAGTCAAAGGCCAGTAAGTCTTCCTCTAGTTGGATCTCTGCTATGGAGGACAGTGACACACAGCCCCAACCATCAAACACTGCTACAGCTCCCCAGCGTAGAGAGTTAGCCTTTAAGACCATCGGGAACAAGAGGGCAAATAGGAGAGGGAAGGCGGGGACAGAACTCCTCCGGCCAAATCCCAGACTGGACAGCGGTCCACCTGAGACCGATGATGCACAAAGACAGCGCCAGAGCCCTGACCTGGCAACCGATATGAACCAAAAAGAGACTGAATCACTTGTTGGATCCAAACCGCTCACCAGGGCTCGATCCCTCCGAG ATGACTCCTCTCTAAAACAACAGAGCCTCACAGCCTCAAGCTCTACAGAAGGGAAGCCCgtgaaggaagaggaagaggacggGGAGACAAAGGTTGCCTTTGAAAAGAAGAGTAACAAGGTTTTTGCTGCTGaaaatgacgatgatgatgacaaCGATGATCATgacgaagaagaggaagaggagaatatCCGGCGTTTCCTAGAGGAGGGCATATCAGATGAGGATTATGAggagattgatgaggaaacaggGACCCTGAAGAGCGTGGAGAGGAAATGCCCCTACTGCCCTGATCGCTTCCACAACGGCATCGGGCTGGCCAATCACGTCAGGGGCCACCTCAACCGAGTGGGCGTCAGCTACAACGTGCGCCACTTCATATCCCCTGAGGAGGTCAATGCCATTGAGAAGAAGTTCTCCtaccagaagaagaagaaaaagg ttgccAACTTTGACCCGGATACGTTCAGTGTGATGCGCTGTGAGTTCTGCAATGCTGGCTTTGACACCCGGGCTGGCCTGTCCAGCCACGCCAGGGCGCACCTGCGGGACTTTGGGATTACTAACTGGGAGGTGACTGTCTCGCCCATCCATATCCTCCGGCAGCTCTTCTCCAGCCGCCCAGACCTGGTCCTCCCCACAGCCCCCCCACGCAGCCCAGCCTCAGACGAGGAGGAGGACGAAGACCTGGAGACGGAGGAGGAAGaaccagggggaggggaggggagtgaagAGGCAACAGGTGCAACAGTCTCCAACCTACTGCCATCGTCGCCTTCTCAGCCTTGGGAGAAAGACCACAGCGTTGGTgagcctgaag GcggggaggaggaagagcagaTGCCAGCACTGGACAGCTTGACCTCCAGCCCAGGGAGGAAGGGTCTGTTTTCCCTGGACCCAGAGAGCCCCTCCCCGAGGGATGAAGCTGACATCAAGG TGTCCAACCTGTTAAAGTGTGAGGTGTGCAGTGCCCCCTTCGAGACGAGGCGGGGCCTATCTAGTCACGCCCGTTCCCACCTGCGCCAGCTGGGCATCGGCATGTCGGAGAGCAGCGGGGCACCCATCGACCTCCTCTACCAGATCACCAAGGAGCGTGCTCTGGATGTGcacttcccccctcccctcccccgccCCCCCGTCGCCAAGAAGCCCCTTCCCGTCCTGCCAACCCCACGGAAAGAGGAGAGATATCAAGACACCGACATGGACGAGaaacccatccctctctccattccctcccctgtggcctcccctcccccctcctccctcatcaGGACCTGCTCCCCTTCTCCTGTGGTGAGGAAGGCAcccatctcctccctgctgcCTGTGTCCTCCCCCCTGCGCTGTCTGGACCATAAGCCTGGAGGGGTGAAGAGcaccacctctaacctctctgcCAAACCCTTCTGGGCTCCACAGGAGACTGATGCCCCACTCAACCTCA CATTGGAGGTGGACCCCAACAAGGACATAGTGTGCCAGCTGTGTGGCGCCTGGTTCGAGACGCGGAAGGGCCTGTCCAGCCATGCCCGAGCCCACCTGCGTCACTTTGGGGTGGAGTACTCGGAGTCCAAAGGTTCCCCCATAGACCTCCTCAACCAGCTCATTCACACTGATGACTTCAAGCACAGAGCCAGCGCCCTGCAGCCTGAGGGGCCCCAAGGGCTCAGGGGCCTCACGGCAAGCCTCTCCTCCCCCAAACGCTCCCTCctcaccacctcctccacacctctcctCTACAAGGTCACTACGATTGGGGGCGGATCTGGGTCCAAAGCTACCTCTTCCTCAGCTTCCTCAATGTTTGGCCCGCCCTCCAAACGTCCCAAGTCCTCCAAATTACAGGTCTTCCGTTTGAGTGGCGGGGAACTCACGCCCATCCCCCACA GTGAACCAGTGAAGGAGATCGGCTGTGAGTTCTGTGGGGAGTACTTTGAGAACCGTAAAGGCCTCTCCAGCCACGCGCGTTCCCACCTGCGCCAGATGGGCATCACAGAGTGGACAGTCAACGGTTCCCCCATAGACACCCTGCGAGAGCTGATAACACGTCGAGGTCTACCATGCGCCCTGCCCCTTAAGCCCCTAaaatctccccctccatcccccgGACCCCCTCGCTCCCCCTTGTCCTCCCCTGCCTCGCCCAGCCTCCTGAGTCGCCTCCCTTTTGCCTTcgcccacccacccagccaccagTCCACAGTGCGTAAGATGGGCTCAGCTCCACCGGCCTCCCCTAGCCTGATAGTCAAGCTGAAgcctgagcctatgcagctggaaGTCACCATGCCAGGAGCGGTGGGGGGAACAGCGGGATACTCCTCTGAGCCACTGAATTGCAGCTGGAGCAGCTCCGACAATATGCTCCCTCTTAACTTGG TCACAGCCCATGAAGTAGAGCCCACTCGGGACATCCGCTGTGAGTTCTGTGGGGAGTACTTTGAGAACCGTAAAGGTCTCTCCAGCCACGCCCGTTCCCACCTGCGCCAGATGGGCATCACAGAGTGGACAGTCAACGGCTCCCCCATAGACACCCTGAGAGAACTCATGCACAAGAATGGGGGCACCTCGTCCCCAGCCCCGGGGCTGAAGAAGGAGACCAGCCAGGGGTCCAGCCCCAACTGGGAAGGCCTGATGGGGGGCCTTGGTTACCAGTCGCCCAAGTTCTCCCGCAAATCCCCCCTCAACCTGCTGCACTCTGGCTCCCGGCTTCATAAGCACGGCCTGGGGGCGGTGggcctctcctccacccctcccgcCGGGAAGTTTTTTGCGGTGTCCCTGCTGGGTAAAAGACCCCTGACGGAGGAGGGCCGTCCAGTTGAGAGGTCACCATCCCACCCCCAGTCCTTTTCGCCACTGCCACATGACCTCTCCATCAAAGGGAAGTCCTCTCCAGACAAGAATGCCGGAGGGCACCTGG ATGCCAGCTGTGAGCTGTGTGGGTTCTACTTTGAGAACCGCAAGGCGCTGGCTAGCCACGCGCGGGCCCACCTGCGGCAGTTTGGCGTGACAGAGTGGTGTGTGAACGGTTCGCCCATCGAGACGCTGAGTGCCTGGATGCGCAGCCGGCCCCACAGGGTGGTGGAGATGCACCGCAGCTACATGCAGGGCTCCAACCGCTCCACCTCCAAGAAG AAAAGCAGCTCGTCTCTCTCCCCATCGTCCGACTCTGACCTCCTCCCCCCCATGCCCTCCCAgaagcattcctcctcctcccagtgGGCGGCTCTGGGGCTGGCCCAGGCCAGACGAGTAGGCCGGGAGCTCACCCTGGCATCACCCCGGGCAGCAGAGGGTGATGCAGGTCTCACTCCCCCCTCCCGACCCAGCCACAGCAGTCACAGTCCCAGCCCCGCCCGACTTTCCAACACCCTTCCTCCCCACACACAGGTGGCCCGCAGTGAACTCAACGTGCGCCTGCCCAGAG GCTTTGAGCGGCGACCTCTTAAACACCCCTCCCactcagagggaggagagagggacagtggcACCCCCAAGCCCCCTCGCACCGGCACCATTCCTGCCCTGGTGCCCAAACCCCCTTCCACCCCCCTGGTCAAAGTGGTGGGAAAGATCTACTCCCTCAGGTGCCG GTTCTGTGAGGTGGAGTTCCAGGGTCCTCTCTCTGTGCAGGAGGACTGGATCCGCCACCTCCAGCAGCACATCCTCAACCTCAACTACAACAAGCCTGCTCCCTCTACCACGGATCCCCCAGCCCAAGACCACAACCCAACCTCAACCTCAGTCCCAGCCACTACCTCCAGCTTCACCACAACTCCTGCCCCCACCTCAACCTCACCCTCCATCCACACCCACACCACAGCTCCTACTGTTCCCCCTCCTTGcagcccctctcctcccccaatGGCTGAGTCTGCTCCAATTGTCACTGCCACTCCAATGGCAACAGCCTCAGCAGAGTCCACCCTCACCCCGATCCTGATCCCCACCCTGTCCTTGTAA